In Strigops habroptila isolate Jane chromosome 7, bStrHab1.2.pri, whole genome shotgun sequence, the following are encoded in one genomic region:
- the PDCL2 gene encoding phosducin-like protein 2, translating to MQVGAGGHPGLQQPRPRAMRELGRELLGNGGGCSEKCQMKIHDREWSVKDPNEDTEWNDILRQFGILPPKENPKDEIEEMVLRLQKEAEVKPYERMNLKELEEAEDDFDEADREAIEKYRQQRLQEWKCLQRRQKYGELREICGEQYVKEVTNAPEDVWVIIHLYRSSIPMCSLINKYLSLLARKFPEVKFLKAAVNSCIQNYQDSCLPTLLVYKTGEIKGRFIGVVQCGGMYLKVEELEWKLAEVGAIETDLEENPKKGIVNMMTLSVQNIPAHEATNAKSSDVMKPRIT from the exons ATGCAGGTGGGCGCAGGGGGTCACCCCGGTCTGCAGCAGCCGAGACCGAGGGCGATGAGGGAGTTGGGGCGGGAACTTCTAGGCAATGGGGGAGGCTGCAG TGAAAAATGCCAAATGAAAATTCATGATAGGGAATGGTCTGTGAAG GATCCAAATGAAGATACTGAATGGAATGACATACTGAGACAATTTGGAATTCTTCCCCCAAAAGAAAACCCGAAAGATGAAATTGAAGAAATGGTTTTACGcttgcagaaggaagcagaag TGAAACCATATGAAAGAATGAATCTTAAAGAATTAGAGGAAGCTGAAGATGACTTTGATGAGGCTGATAGGGAAGCTATTGAAAAGTACAG gcAGCAACGCTTGCAAGAATGGAAGTGTCTTCAGAGGAGGCAGAAGTATGGGGAGCTAAGAGAAATTTGTGGAGAGCAGTATGTAAAGGAAGTGACAAATGCTCCAGAAGATGTTTGGGTTATAATTCATCTTTATCGGTCAAG CATCCCAATGTGTTCACTGATTAACAAATACCTCAGCCTGCTGGCCAGAAAGTTTCCAGAAGTCAAGTTTCTCAAGGCTGCTGTGAACAGCTGCATTCAGAATTACCAGGACAGCTGTTTACCCACACTACTTGTATATAAAACTGGTGAAATAAAAGGCAGGTTCATCGGAGTAGTTCAATGTGGAGGAATGTATCTTAAAGTAGAAG AGCTCGAATGGAAACTAGCTGAAGTTGGAGCAATAGAAACTGACttagaagaaaacccaaaaaaggGCATTGTGAATATGATGACACTTTCAGTGCAAAATATTCCTGCTCATGAAGCCACCAATGCAAAAAGCAGTGATGTGATGAAACCACGTATTACATGA